The following coding sequences are from one Campylobacter sp. RM16187 window:
- the folD gene encoding bifunctional methylenetetrahydrofolate dehydrogenase/methenyltetrahydrofolate cyclohydrolase FolD, translating into MILLDGKAVSAKMKERVKNEAVKLKNLGVEPALAVILVGEDKASQTYVASKEKACHACEIKSIMHRLPEQTTQSELLALIDLLNLDDSVDGILVQLPLPKHINTSRILEAIKASKDVDGFHAINVGKLASGLDGFVPCTPLGIMEILKEYKIDVKGKNVCVIGRSNIVGKPMANLMLNADATVTVTHSKTKNLKEICLNSDIIVAAIGKPFFLTADMVKDDAIIIDVGINRLEDGRLVGDVDFDSVAPKCSYITPVPGGVGPMTIAMLLANTIKSAKNRAKA; encoded by the coding sequence ATGATTTTACTAGACGGAAAAGCCGTAAGCGCAAAGATGAAAGAAAGAGTTAAAAACGAAGCCGTGAAGCTTAAAAATTTAGGCGTTGAGCCTGCTCTTGCGGTGATACTAGTCGGCGAGGACAAGGCAAGCCAGACATACGTCGCCTCAAAAGAAAAAGCCTGCCACGCTTGCGAGATCAAATCCATCATGCACAGACTACCCGAACAAACAACCCAAAGCGAGCTTTTAGCACTAATAGATCTTTTAAATTTAGACGATAGCGTAGACGGGATTTTAGTCCAACTCCCGCTTCCAAAGCACATCAACACATCTCGCATTTTAGAGGCTATAAAAGCTAGCAAGGACGTAGATGGATTTCATGCGATAAATGTCGGCAAATTAGCAAGCGGTCTTGACGGATTCGTGCCTTGCACCCCACTTGGCATAATGGAAATTTTAAAAGAGTACAAAATAGATGTAAAAGGCAAAAATGTCTGCGTAATCGGCAGAAGCAACATTGTCGGAAAACCAATGGCAAATTTAATGCTAAATGCCGATGCTACAGTAACTGTAACTCATAGCAAGACTAAAAATTTAAAAGAAATTTGCCTAAACTCCGATATCATCGTAGCCGCGATAGGAAAGCCGTTTTTTCTAACAGCCGATATGGTAAAAGATGATGCAATAATCATAGATGTAGGCATAAACAGACTCGAAGACGGAAGACTTGTAGGAGATGTTGATTTTGACTCTGTAGCGCCAAAATGCTCTTATATCACACCGGTTCCTGGAGGAGTTGGTCCTATGACAATTGCAATGCTACTTGCAAATACGATAAAATCAGCCAAAAATAGAGCAAAGGCGTAA
- a CDS encoding cytochrome c, giving the protein MRKLALFSLLFSYLFASDFITKTEYAKMLYSNPRGIGCDKCHGKKGEGALIAKFRRFDKKLNKVIDDELRAPRINDLDFWTFQKAVVSPKGMMPTYFLTDEEMVLLYEYVINFNKDKKDEK; this is encoded by the coding sequence ATGAGAAAATTGGCCCTTTTTTCTTTGCTTTTTAGCTATCTTTTTGCAAGTGATTTTATAACCAAAACAGAATACGCCAAGATGCTTTATTCAAACCCTAGAGGAATAGGATGCGATAAGTGTCACGGTAAAAAGGGCGAGGGGGCTTTGATAGCTAAATTTAGACGCTTTGATAAAAAATTAAATAAAGTAATAGATGATGAGCTTAGAGCCCCAAGAATAAATGATCTAGACTTTTGGACATTTCAAAAGGCCGTAGTAAGCCCTAAAGGAATGATGCCAACATACTTTTTAACCGATGAAGAGATGGTTTTACTCTACGAATATGTAATAAATTTTAATAAGGATAAGAAAGATGAGAAATAG